The Abditibacteriaceae bacterium genome includes a window with the following:
- the recO gene encoding DNA repair protein RecO has protein sequence MALSFSTRAIVLRTRPLGEKDRIMTLLSPEYGRISAVAKGSRSPKSKQAAIAQPFVLARFLIAPGRSLHISTQSQAENAHTHITDDLMRTAWASYICELCDALPEDQPDVDVFELLETTLGLLDEPEATPQQLEIAGHWFCARFLNILGYTPTIGRCVVSGEKIVVPPDDDAAKIAFSPALGGTLCTKEIARDANRLSVSAGALRALHVLGTRDAPTEISNSARRELREVLRRQLVLHLDTKLKSQKFLDEILALG, from the coding sequence ATGGCTCTTTCCTTTTCCACCCGCGCAATTGTCTTGCGCACTCGTCCTCTGGGCGAGAAAGATCGCATAATGACACTGCTCTCGCCCGAATATGGCCGCATTTCGGCAGTCGCTAAAGGCTCGCGCAGCCCCAAAAGCAAGCAGGCGGCTATCGCGCAGCCGTTTGTTCTTGCGCGCTTCCTCATCGCGCCCGGTCGCAGCTTGCACATCTCGACACAAAGCCAGGCCGAAAATGCGCACACGCATATCACCGACGATTTGATGCGAACAGCGTGGGCTTCATACATCTGCGAACTGTGCGACGCCCTGCCCGAGGATCAGCCAGATGTGGACGTTTTTGAACTTCTCGAAACCACACTGGGCCTTCTCGATGAACCAGAAGCCACGCCTCAGCAGCTTGAAATCGCGGGTCACTGGTTTTGCGCGCGATTTCTCAACATTCTCGGTTACACGCCGACAATCGGTCGCTGCGTCGTGTCCGGCGAAAAAATCGTTGTGCCGCCCGATGACGACGCAGCAAAAATCGCATTTTCTCCGGCGCTCGGCGGAACACTTTGCACCAAAGAAATCGCACGCGACGCGAACCGGCTTTCAGTTTCGGCAGGCGCGTTGCGCGCGTTGCACGTTCTGGGAACACGCGACGCGCCGACGGAAATCTCGAATTCGGCGCGCCGCGAACTGCGCGAAGTCTTGCGACGCCAGTTGGTGTTGCACCTCGACACCAAGTTGAAGTCGCAAAAATTTCTCGATGAAATTCTCGCTTTGGGCTAA
- a CDS encoding argininosuccinate synthase gives METVVLAYSGGLDTSVAIKWIKEKYNLDVIALTIDLGSERNLPEIRQRALDVGAVDAIVVDGRDLFLKYFAFPALQAGAMYEKVYPLATAIGRPLIAKLLVDVAHEKGAKAVAHGCTGKGNDQVRLDVSVTALDPKLQIIAPVREWKMSRPEEIEYAEKNNIPIPASVNSPYSTDVNLWGRSIEAGILEDPWVEPPTDVWLWTKNPEDAPSVPQYIEIDFENGIPVRLDGEEIPAVDLVQKLNDIAGEHGIGRIDHVENRLVGIKSREIYESPAAVVLHLAHQELEDMCLSRDQARFKAMVSNQISEMIYNGLWFSALHQDLRAYVESSQRHVVGTVRIKLYKGAALVVGRKSPKSLYSFDLATYDKGDTFDQDAAMGFIKLWGLPLQTQAIAQLTASSESFLPQLEGK, from the coding sequence ATGGAAACTGTTGTTTTAGCGTATTCGGGCGGGCTGGATACCAGCGTCGCTATTAAATGGATCAAAGAAAAATATAATCTCGATGTCATCGCGTTGACGATTGACTTGGGCAGCGAGCGTAATTTGCCGGAAATTCGCCAGCGCGCGCTCGACGTGGGCGCGGTGGATGCGATTGTTGTCGATGGCCGCGATTTGTTTCTCAAATACTTTGCGTTCCCCGCGCTGCAAGCGGGCGCGATGTACGAAAAGGTGTATCCCCTCGCTACGGCCATTGGGCGCCCACTGATTGCCAAACTTCTCGTAGATGTTGCCCATGAAAAAGGCGCGAAAGCCGTAGCCCACGGCTGCACCGGCAAAGGCAACGATCAGGTTCGTCTCGATGTGTCCGTCACCGCGCTCGACCCGAAACTGCAAATCATCGCTCCAGTGCGCGAGTGGAAGATGTCGCGGCCCGAAGAAATCGAATACGCCGAGAAAAACAACATTCCAATTCCGGCGTCGGTCAATAGCCCGTATTCAACCGATGTAAACCTCTGGGGCCGCAGTATCGAAGCCGGCATTTTGGAAGACCCGTGGGTCGAGCCGCCCACCGACGTCTGGCTGTGGACGAAGAATCCTGAAGACGCGCCCAGCGTGCCGCAATATATCGAAATCGACTTCGAGAACGGCATTCCGGTTCGTCTTGATGGCGAAGAAATCCCTGCAGTCGATTTGGTTCAAAAGCTCAACGACATCGCGGGCGAACACGGCATTGGCCGCATCGATCATGTGGAAAACCGACTCGTGGGCATCAAGAGCCGCGAGATTTACGAGTCGCCCGCCGCAGTTGTCTTGCACTTGGCACATCAGGAACTCGAAGATATGTGCCTTTCGCGCGATCAGGCGCGCTTCAAGGCGATGGTTTCCAACCAGATTTCCGAAATGATTTACAACGGCCTGTGGTTCTCGGCCTTGCATCAGGATTTGCGCGCTTACGTCGAAAGCAGCCAGCGCCACGTTGTCGGAACGGTGCGTATCAAGTTGTATAAGGGCGCGGCGTTGGTTGTGGGCCGCAAAAGCCCCAAGTCGCTTTATTCGTTCGACCTGGCGACTTACGACAAAGGCGACACCTTCGATCAGGACGCTGCGATGGGCTTTATCAAGTTGTGGGGATTGCCGCTGCAAACGCAGGCTATCGCGCAACTTACCGCTTCGAGCGAAAGCTTTTTGCCACAACTCGAAGGCAAGTAA
- the glnA gene encoding type I glutamate--ammonia ligase, translating into MSRRPKTSNPAPEKPSDETAAPSAPEAAAPEDAASLLSPDDMKSAKSFKNEHNPQEFVLRTAQDRNVKFVRLWFTDILGMLKSTAITSDELDSALGEGVTFDGSAIEGFAREDESDMTAMPDANTFAMLPFRPTEGGSVARMFCDIQTPDGTPAETDSRFILKRQLKAAAEMGFTFYVGPEVEFFYFKQAADGQMQRPDGIDKGGYFDQTPLDIASGVRRKTVLTLEQMDIGVESSHHEAAASQHEIDLRYTDALTMADSLMTFRLVVKEIAHEHGYYATFMPKPSSGQNGSGMHINMSLFRGAKNAFHDANDPDHLSPVARHYIAGLLKHARELTLFTNQWVNSYKRLVPGFEAPTRVTWAMRNRADLVRVPAFKPGRENSRRVEYRSPDPACNPYLVFALLLAAGLDGIKNKLEIPEVVGGIHQMNSEERKEAGIQVLPADLNEAIRAARDSELARRVLGDTLFEKFLDNKKLEWDNYRAQVHDYELEQYLTVL; encoded by the coding sequence ATGTCCCGACGCCCAAAAACTTCTAATCCCGCCCCCGAAAAACCTTCCGACGAAACTGCTGCGCCTTCCGCGCCCGAAGCTGCCGCGCCCGAGGACGCGGCGTCTCTGCTTTCGCCTGACGACATGAAAAGCGCCAAGTCGTTTAAAAACGAGCACAATCCGCAGGAATTCGTGCTCCGCACCGCGCAAGACCGCAACGTGAAGTTTGTGCGCTTGTGGTTCACCGATATTCTGGGAATGCTGAAAAGCACCGCGATTACGTCCGACGAGCTCGATTCGGCTCTGGGCGAAGGCGTTACCTTTGACGGCAGCGCTATCGAAGGCTTTGCGCGCGAAGACGAAAGCGACATGACGGCGATGCCAGACGCCAACACTTTCGCCATGCTGCCATTCCGCCCGACCGAAGGCGGCAGCGTCGCGCGCATGTTTTGCGATATTCAAACGCCCGACGGCACGCCTGCCGAAACCGACAGCCGCTTCATTCTCAAGCGCCAACTGAAAGCCGCCGCCGAAATGGGCTTCACATTTTACGTTGGGCCGGAAGTCGAGTTTTTCTACTTCAAGCAAGCCGCCGACGGCCAAATGCAGCGGCCAGATGGTATCGATAAAGGCGGCTATTTCGACCAGACGCCGCTCGACATCGCTTCGGGAGTACGCCGCAAAACCGTTCTGACCCTCGAGCAAATGGACATTGGCGTCGAAAGCTCGCATCACGAAGCGGCGGCGTCGCAGCACGAAATCGACTTGCGTTACACCGACGCGCTCACAATGGCCGACAGCCTGATGACGTTCCGGCTTGTGGTGAAAGAAATCGCGCACGAACACGGTTATTACGCCACGTTCATGCCCAAGCCGAGTTCGGGCCAGAACGGTTCGGGAATGCACATCAACATGAGTTTGTTTCGCGGCGCGAAGAACGCGTTCCACGATGCCAACGACCCCGACCACCTTTCGCCCGTCGCGCGCCATTACATCGCCGGGCTTCTCAAGCACGCGCGCGAATTGACGCTTTTCACAAACCAGTGGGTGAACAGTTACAAGCGACTGGTGCCGGGCTTTGAAGCTCCAACGCGCGTGACATGGGCGATGCGCAACCGAGCCGACCTGGTGCGCGTTCCGGCGTTCAAGCCTGGACGCGAGAACAGCCGCCGCGTTGAATATCGTTCGCCCGATCCGGCGTGCAATCCGTATCTGGTGTTTGCGCTTTTGCTCGCTGCCGGTTTGGATGGAATCAAGAACAAACTGGAAATTCCTGAAGTCGTTGGCGGCATTCACCAGATGAACAGCGAAGAGCGCAAGGAAGCGGGCATCCAGGTTTTGCCCGCCGACTTAAACGAAGCGATTCGCGCCGCACGCGACAGCGAACTCGCGCGCCGCGTCTTGGGTGATACGTTGTTTGAAAAATTTCTCGACAACAAAAAACTGGAATGGGACAACTACCGCGCTCAGGTTCACGACTATGAACTGGAGCAATATCTCACGGTTTTGTAA
- a CDS encoding neutral zinc metallopeptidase — protein MKWQGRRESSNVESGGGMGRLATGGGIGTLVIGLVIYFLTGDPSAVLNTTTQPQSRSVPAQTGSRAQLDSPEKKFVAVVLADTEDVWNEMFRRMGQRYREPKLVFYSGQVQSACGIAGASSGPFYCPADEKLYIDLAFFRELNTKYGAPGDFAQAYVIAHEVGHHVQNQLGTLDKVQAAKQRTSETQANQLSVRTELQADYYAGVWAHYAQRRNLLDPGDVEEALAAASAVGDDRLQQQSRGYVVPDSFTHGSSQQRAEWFTRGLQSGNLQGGNTFG, from the coding sequence ATGAAATGGCAAGGGCGACGCGAAAGCAGCAATGTCGAAAGCGGAGGCGGGATGGGCCGGTTGGCAACCGGCGGCGGTATCGGAACGCTGGTAATTGGTCTGGTAATTTATTTCCTGACCGGCGATCCGAGCGCAGTTCTTAATACGACAACGCAACCGCAGTCGCGCAGTGTTCCGGCGCAAACGGGTTCGCGTGCGCAACTCGATTCGCCCGAGAAAAAGTTCGTGGCTGTTGTGCTTGCCGATACCGAAGATGTCTGGAATGAGATGTTTCGGCGCATGGGACAGCGCTACCGTGAACCGAAACTTGTCTTTTATTCGGGGCAGGTTCAATCGGCGTGCGGCATTGCAGGCGCGTCCTCTGGTCCGTTTTATTGTCCCGCCGACGAAAAACTTTACATCGATCTAGCGTTCTTCCGCGAATTGAACACGAAATATGGAGCGCCGGGCGATTTCGCGCAAGCCTATGTTATTGCGCATGAAGTCGGGCATCATGTGCAAAACCAACTCGGCACTCTTGATAAAGTCCAGGCGGCCAAGCAACGCACCAGCGAAACGCAGGCGAATCAGCTTTCAGTGCGCACCGAGTTGCAGGCCGATTATTACGCGGGCGTCTGGGCGCATTATGCGCAGCGTCGCAATCTTCTCGACCCCGGCGATGTGGAAGAAGCACTCGCTGCCGCCAGCGCTGTCGGCGACGACCGCTTACAGCAGCAATCGCGCGGTTACGTTGTGCCCGATTCGTTTACGCACGGTAGCTCGCAACAGCGCGCCGAATGGTTCACGCGCGGTTTGCAATCGGGCAATTTACAGGGCGGCAATACCTTCGGTTGA
- a CDS encoding peroxiredoxin-like family protein → MKRKQFLLALPAIALVAASARSDAPQPSQAVPSSANDVRPILIGSTLPKIALRDATGKAFDLNVEVATKPAVLIFYRGGWCPFCNTHLAQLRTTEEPLKKLGYEILAISPDSAAQLGATGEKNKLGYRLLSDSSMAASRALGIAFRMDDETFKKYQGYGIDLEKTSGEKHHQLPVPAVFLVGRDGTIHFSYVNPNYQVRLAPEVLLAAARAYKDDAAKAPK, encoded by the coding sequence ATGAAAAGAAAACAATTTCTCCTCGCCCTTCCGGCAATCGCTTTGGTTGCAGCATCGGCGCGCAGCGACGCGCCTCAACCTTCACAAGCCGTTCCTTCAAGCGCCAACGATGTGCGTCCGATTCTGATCGGAAGCACGCTGCCGAAAATTGCGCTGCGCGATGCGACAGGAAAAGCATTCGATTTGAACGTCGAAGTCGCGACCAAACCAGCGGTTTTGATTTTCTATCGCGGCGGCTGGTGCCCGTTCTGCAACACGCATCTGGCGCAACTGCGCACAACGGAAGAACCGCTGAAGAAATTGGGCTACGAAATTCTGGCGATTAGTCCCGATAGCGCGGCGCAGCTTGGCGCCACCGGCGAGAAAAACAAACTCGGCTATCGCCTGCTCTCCGACAGCTCGATGGCCGCTTCGCGCGCGCTGGGAATCGCGTTTCGCATGGATGATGAAACTTTCAAAAAGTATCAAGGCTATGGAATAGACTTGGAGAAAACATCGGGCGAAAAGCATCATCAGTTGCCGGTTCCTGCCGTGTTCCTCGTCGGGCGCGATGGTACGATTCATTTTTCTTACGTCAACCCGAATTATCAGGTGCGTCTTGCGCCCGAAGTTCTTCTCGCCGCCGCACGCGCTTACAAAGACGACGCGGCCAAAGCGCCAAAATAA
- a CDS encoding tetratricopeptide repeat protein: MPRDTRAVPFAPSQPIETHIPRPVNWRGAALSIVLLGAACGVAAQFDRSSRDKPRTLVAQTSELPTDNGTAFTIPGTTPPQPNASPNGPQAPPSLAPANPNLLPKVPPHAPWPAGKTPPNAPVSPAEAAFNKAVAAQQTNKLSEAIAAYREALHLKPDLLPARTNLAILLAQSNQPDAALVQLRAAQSLDAKNPAIPFQIAQLLLQLKRPAEALAPLRTAVALAPKNPQGHAMLAQLLLEQKKPDEALNQWREAMRANPKDAGAWFGAGVLALQMKKTADAETFLQRAVQLEPRDARGPLMLARAQAARGGLSRAEKTAVSGVHRFPAVVELWTLLAQIRRDRKNLPGAATALASAARAVPKAQAIAAAPLWAELGQIQAQMKKPRDAAESLEKAVELAPREPEFLSLLAEARLQSGDKSGAIASFDRTLQLDPKRLAQRRRLAQVLAATGQWTRARAEYTRYTEGAPNDIRAYFEWAQAEEEAKQPLAAVRVWQTAAKRIPENPLPHLQSARLLRAAGRDEQAIDRLRVVLGIAPNDPNALVGLAQLEEKTGQTARALSHWRALVNSQPAYAPGYDGLLRVSKKLNQDSATANILRQIVAKYPKNGDAARTFLQASHNAGDGAAARDWLKSMWTKTKSPAQRRAIDEFDLARAKEKLKELESAPTPKPTPKPTATSKPTPAATLKPTMAAPEAAVSETKPVEKPVAVVPVPETDNS, from the coding sequence ATGCCGCGTGATACTCGCGCTGTGCCGTTTGCTCCTTCCCAACCCATCGAAACTCATATTCCCCGGCCCGTTAACTGGCGCGGCGCTGCATTATCCATCGTTCTTCTCGGTGCCGCGTGCGGCGTAGCGGCGCAATTCGACCGCAGCTCGCGTGACAAGCCGCGTACGCTCGTCGCGCAAACCAGCGAACTCCCGACAGATAATGGGACAGCGTTCACCATTCCCGGCACGACGCCTCCACAACCGAACGCGTCACCCAATGGCCCACAAGCGCCGCCTTCTCTGGCACCGGCGAACCCGAATCTGCTGCCGAAAGTGCCTCCGCATGCGCCGTGGCCCGCTGGCAAAACGCCGCCCAATGCGCCGGTTTCTCCTGCCGAAGCTGCGTTCAATAAGGCAGTCGCAGCGCAACAAACGAACAAACTTTCCGAAGCTATCGCCGCTTATCGAGAAGCGTTGCATCTCAAGCCCGATTTGCTGCCCGCGCGCACCAATTTGGCAATTCTGCTGGCGCAAAGCAATCAGCCCGACGCGGCCTTGGTGCAACTGCGCGCGGCTCAAAGCCTTGATGCCAAGAATCCGGCGATTCCGTTTCAAATCGCGCAGCTCCTTTTGCAACTGAAGCGGCCTGCCGAAGCACTCGCGCCGTTGCGCACAGCGGTCGCGCTCGCGCCGAAGAATCCGCAGGGCCACGCGATGCTGGCACAGCTTCTTTTGGAGCAAAAGAAACCCGACGAAGCATTGAACCAGTGGCGCGAAGCGATGCGCGCCAACCCGAAAGATGCGGGCGCATGGTTCGGCGCGGGCGTTCTCGCGCTGCAAATGAAAAAAACAGCCGACGCAGAAACATTTTTGCAGCGGGCTGTTCAACTGGAGCCGCGCGATGCGCGCGGGCCGTTGATGCTGGCGCGTGCCCAAGCGGCACGCGGAGGACTTTCGCGCGCCGAGAAAACCGCCGTGAGTGGCGTGCATCGTTTCCCCGCTGTTGTCGAGCTTTGGACACTGCTTGCCCAAATTCGCCGCGACCGTAAAAACCTTCCTGGCGCGGCAACGGCGTTGGCTTCCGCCGCGCGCGCAGTTCCGAAAGCGCAAGCCATTGCCGCTGCGCCGTTATGGGCCGAATTAGGCCAAATTCAAGCGCAAATGAAGAAACCGCGCGACGCCGCCGAATCGTTAGAAAAGGCCGTCGAGCTTGCGCCGCGCGAACCGGAATTCTTGTCACTGCTGGCCGAAGCGCGTTTGCAAAGCGGCGACAAGAGTGGCGCTATCGCCAGTTTCGACCGTACTTTGCAGCTCGATCCGAAGCGACTGGCACAGCGACGCCGACTGGCTCAGGTGCTGGCAGCAACCGGCCAATGGACACGCGCACGCGCCGAGTACACGCGTTACACCGAAGGCGCTCCCAACGATATCCGCGCCTATTTTGAATGGGCGCAGGCCGAAGAAGAAGCGAAGCAGCCGCTCGCTGCCGTGCGCGTATGGCAAACTGCCGCGAAGCGTATCCCCGAGAATCCGCTGCCGCATTTGCAAAGCGCGCGTTTGCTGCGTGCCGCAGGCCGCGACGAACAAGCCATCGACCGCCTTCGTGTCGTGCTGGGCATAGCTCCCAACGACCCGAATGCTCTCGTCGGTTTGGCGCAACTCGAAGAAAAGACCGGACAAACGGCGCGCGCTTTGTCGCACTGGCGCGCTTTGGTGAATTCGCAGCCAGCTTACGCGCCTGGTTACGACGGCCTTTTGCGAGTGTCGAAGAAGTTAAACCAAGACAGCGCAACCGCAAATATCTTGCGTCAGATTGTGGCGAAATATCCCAAGAATGGCGACGCAGCACGCACGTTTTTGCAGGCTTCGCACAACGCTGGCGATGGCGCGGCGGCGCGCGACTGGCTTAAATCGATGTGGACGAAAACCAAGTCGCCCGCACAACGCCGCGCGATTGATGAGTTCGATCTGGCACGCGCGAAAGAAAAGCTGAAAGAGTTGGAGAGCGCCCCAACTCCGAAACCGACACCCAAACCAACAGCAACGTCGAAACCGACACCCGCAGCCACGCTGAAACCAACGATGGCCGCGCCGGAAGCAGCTGTCTCCGAAACCAAGCCCGTCGAAAAGCCCGTCGCTGTTGTGCCTGTGCCGGAAACGGACAACTCTTAG